A portion of the Paenibacillus marchantiae genome contains these proteins:
- a CDS encoding TetR/AcrR family transcriptional regulator, which translates to MQTSDKIIEAATRLIKKNGYRGVSTKAIATEAKVNESTIFRQFGSKQGILEAIIERHSDIPQFEKLLKEDATDNPEVDLLNVSQQYRLFFHKNADIILIGIRDKGMFPELDRVLADPPVKLHSLLVEYFERLQKKKVIARQDERLAAMSFLSMCYGFQMSELIHGQYQSQLVTEEDFYKHSVSLFVKGILSQS; encoded by the coding sequence ATGCAAACTTCAGACAAAATCATTGAAGCCGCGACACGGCTCATCAAAAAGAATGGCTATCGGGGAGTAAGCACCAAAGCCATTGCAACGGAAGCTAAAGTCAATGAATCTACGATTTTCCGGCAATTTGGAAGCAAGCAAGGCATATTGGAAGCCATCATTGAAAGACATTCGGATATTCCGCAATTTGAGAAGCTGTTAAAAGAGGACGCGACCGATAATCCGGAAGTCGATCTGCTGAATGTAAGTCAGCAGTACCGATTGTTTTTCCATAAAAATGCAGACATCATTTTGATTGGCATCCGCGACAAAGGAATGTTTCCCGAATTGGACAGAGTGCTGGCCGATCCACCGGTGAAGCTGCACTCCTTGCTGGTTGAATATTTTGAACGCCTGCAGAAGAAAAAAGTTATAGCCAGACAGGATGAGCGCCTTGCCGCCATGTCTTTTCTCTCGATGTGCTACGGATTTCAGATGAGCGAGCTGATTCACGGGCAATATCAGTCCCAACTCGTCACCGAGGAAGATTTCTACAAGCACAGTGTCTCATTGTTTGTAAAAGGAATTTTGTCTCAGTCATAA
- a CDS encoding fumarylacetoacetate hydrolase family protein codes for MKLVTFQTNTSQEPLFGLVINEKFVVSFAAIMKNQGTFVDSLESMDSYLHYLPASDDAAKEMMQYAIEQVHQFNENEISPIAAVTLLPPVPNPAALIDFGLTPRHLRNAGVNLLRREYTGPEREELTRKIAEKFQQDLNKVTFSYYKCNHNALIGDGDTIHWPSYSSYLDIEPELAFVTGKGNCIAGYVIFNDSTVRDVQWPDFQAMTGPTRCKDFDRSKGIGPFLVTPDEIDNPLALDVDVRIGERLHWKGSTSEYSAHPGKVMEEVLKVFTPLPGTIIGMGTIPDCCAIETEEWLLPSDRIQITFDKLGTLTQLVPDHVKITEPSRWEKRSDLP; via the coding sequence ATGAAACTAGTAACCTTTCAAACCAATACATCCCAGGAACCGTTGTTTGGGCTTGTAATAAACGAGAAATTTGTCGTGTCTTTTGCCGCAATCATGAAAAATCAGGGAACATTCGTTGACAGTCTTGAAAGTATGGACAGCTATCTTCATTATTTGCCGGCAAGTGATGATGCCGCTAAGGAAATGATGCAATATGCTATCGAACAGGTGCATCAATTCAATGAAAATGAAATCAGCCCGATTGCAGCGGTAACCCTGCTACCGCCAGTTCCAAATCCGGCTGCGCTTATCGATTTCGGGCTGACGCCAAGACATCTGAGAAATGCTGGCGTAAATCTGCTGCGAAGAGAATATACAGGGCCGGAAAGAGAAGAGCTTACACGTAAAATTGCTGAAAAATTCCAGCAAGATCTGAATAAAGTAACTTTCAGTTATTATAAGTGTAACCATAATGCATTAATTGGCGATGGGGATACGATTCATTGGCCTTCGTACTCTTCCTACCTGGATATCGAGCCGGAGCTGGCTTTTGTTACAGGGAAGGGGAACTGCATTGCAGGTTATGTTATTTTTAACGACAGTACTGTCCGCGATGTGCAGTGGCCGGATTTCCAGGCGATGACCGGACCGACGCGCTGCAAAGATTTCGATCGCAGCAAAGGAATCGGACCATTTCTGGTAACGCCGGATGAAATCGACAACCCGCTGGCATTGGATGTGGATGTACGTATCGGGGAGAGACTGCACTGGAAGGGAAGCACATCCGAGTATTCTGCACACCCTGGAAAAGTGATGGAGGAGGTTCTCAAAGTTTTCACGCCACTCCCGGGCACGATTATAGGAATGGGGACGATACCGGATTGCTGCGCAATCGAGACCGAAGAATGGCTGTTGCCCTCTGACCGAATCCAGATTACATTTGATAAATTAGGCACGCTCACGCAATTGGTGCCTGATCATGTCAAGATTACGGAACCAAGCCGCTGGGAAAAAAGAAGCGATTTACCTTAA
- a CDS encoding MBL fold metallo-hydrolase, producing MKYGRIIQKPRVKFFEVADGVFAGISPYRGISWANAGFINKGEGLVYDTFFDLFHAREMREAFKEVSNGGSPAYVVNSHYNSDHAWGNKVFEDACIIMHKEASRERLTENISWMDSVIRRGKDSPESTSGERFFAAEFEGFDLEGVEWLLPNIEIKDDINIRLGDTEVMIYNVAPAHSDSDLLMWMPKEKVLFAGDVVFNGCTAYSEEGTLNWVKVLDRIIDEIKPEIVIPGHGAICGLDFVKEQRDYLLNLISEFNKHYNDEIDALSLTKQIDISRFLHWIQPERLYVTVDILLKSKRGLPPLPIWNEVPAKLEDMKVFLAGKYDNQIKPWDPMSVWQE from the coding sequence ATGAAGTATGGACGTATTATTCAAAAACCTCGCGTTAAATTTTTTGAAGTCGCAGATGGCGTCTTTGCCGGTATTTCGCCGTATCGCGGCATCAGTTGGGCCAATGCCGGGTTCATCAACAAGGGTGAAGGGCTGGTGTATGACACGTTCTTCGATTTGTTCCATGCGCGGGAAATGCGGGAGGCTTTTAAGGAAGTAAGCAACGGAGGCTCTCCCGCATATGTGGTGAACTCGCACTATAATAGCGACCATGCCTGGGGAAACAAAGTGTTTGAAGATGCTTGCATTATTATGCACAAGGAAGCGTCCAGAGAGCGTCTTACCGAAAATATCTCCTGGATGGACAGCGTCATCAGAAGAGGAAAGGATTCTCCGGAATCTACTTCGGGCGAGCGGTTCTTTGCAGCTGAATTTGAAGGATTCGACCTGGAAGGCGTAGAATGGTTGCTCCCGAATATTGAGATAAAGGACGATATAAACATCCGTCTTGGCGATACGGAAGTAATGATTTACAATGTTGCTCCGGCCCACTCTGACAGTGACTTGCTGATGTGGATGCCAAAAGAAAAAGTGCTGTTCGCCGGCGATGTGGTGTTTAACGGGTGTACGGCATACAGCGAAGAGGGAACCCTCAATTGGGTTAAAGTGCTTGACCGCATTATTGATGAAATTAAACCCGAAATCGTTATTCCAGGACATGGCGCCATCTGCGGCCTGGACTTCGTGAAGGAGCAGAGAGACTACCTCCTGAACCTGATCAGCGAGTTCAACAAGCATTACAATGACGAAATTGATGCCTTGTCCCTGACCAAGCAAATTGATATTTCCCGCTTCCTTCATTGGATTCAGCCAGAACGCTTGTATGTTACAGTGGACATCCTATTGAAAAGCAAACGAGGGTTACCACCCCTTCCAATTTGGAACGAGGTGCCTGCTAAGCTGGAAGACATGAAAGTTTTTTTGGCCGGAAAATATGATAATCAAATCAAGCCATGGGACCCTATGAGTGTTTGGCAAGAATGA
- a CDS encoding GlsB/YeaQ/YmgE family stress response membrane protein, whose product MDLLWVLIVGGLIGWLSGNLIGRDVPGGVLGNIIAGFIGSWLGTELLGPRGPVIGGFHIIPAIVGSIIALLIFFALARGGAFRRR is encoded by the coding sequence ATGGATCTGCTCTGGGTACTCATTGTTGGTGGACTTATTGGCTGGTTAAGCGGCAACTTGATTGGGCGGGACGTACCAGGTGGTGTACTTGGGAACATTATTGCGGGTTTTATCGGTTCCTGGTTAGGTACGGAATTGCTGGGACCAAGGGGGCCGGTGATTGGCGGATTTCATATTATTCCCGCCATCGTTGGCTCGATTATTGCCCTGCTCATCTTCTTCGCTCTGGCACGCGGCGGAGCCTTCCGAAGACGTTAA
- a CDS encoding sugar O-acetyltransferase, with amino-acid sequence MKPKDILERDKNGELISLNDPEYYKIHDLIVEAQKITMQLNNSYHEAKEVRGLFSKLTGVEVDESFGLLPPFYTDFGKNIRVGRNVFINHACTFMDRGGITLEDNVLIGPKVNLITINHPLEPAERRSTISTPIVIKKNAWLGAGTMIMPGVTIGENSIVAAGAVVTKDVPPNTIAAGVPAKIIKNLE; translated from the coding sequence ATGAAACCCAAAGACATTCTTGAACGAGATAAAAATGGCGAGTTAATTTCTTTAAATGACCCGGAGTATTATAAAATTCATGATCTTATTGTTGAAGCACAGAAAATTACAATGCAATTAAACAACTCATATCATGAAGCGAAAGAAGTCAGAGGATTGTTTTCGAAATTAACGGGAGTAGAGGTGGATGAATCGTTTGGACTTCTTCCTCCTTTTTACACGGATTTTGGCAAGAATATCAGAGTAGGAAGAAATGTGTTTATCAATCATGCTTGTACTTTTATGGACAGAGGTGGGATAACCCTCGAAGATAACGTATTGATAGGTCCAAAAGTTAACCTGATTACCATTAACCACCCGCTGGAACCAGCTGAAAGACGCTCCACGATATCTACTCCAATAGTCATCAAGAAAAACGCTTGGCTTGGTGCAGGCACGATGATCATGCCTGGGGTTACGATCGGAGAAAATTCTATCGTTGCTGCAGGTGCAGTGGTCACCAAGGACGTTCCACCCAATACGATTGCTGCAGGTGTTCCTGCGAAAATTATAAAGAATTTGGAATAG
- a CDS encoding cyclophilin-like fold protein — protein MIPIHIIVGGSTFTATLNNNETTQALIAQFPMTIQMKELNGLEKYNDLPEELPAASTERPETIHAGEIMSWSGNTLVLFYQTFSNSYGGYVLLGSVDDPSNLAATLGSGHVQVTWSLAE, from the coding sequence GTGATTCCCATCCATATTATTGTTGGCGGCAGCACGTTTACAGCAACTTTAAATAACAATGAAACGACACAAGCCCTGATAGCGCAATTTCCGATGACCATCCAAATGAAAGAACTGAATGGGCTAGAAAAGTATAATGATCTGCCCGAGGAGCTTCCTGCTGCATCTACCGAACGCCCTGAAACCATTCATGCCGGTGAAATTATGTCCTGGTCCGGAAACACTTTGGTGCTTTTTTATCAGACTTTCTCCAATTCTTATGGCGGTTATGTACTACTCGGAAGTGTTGACGATCCGTCTAATTTGGCAGCTACGCTTGGTTCAGGGCATGTACAAGTCACCTGGTCGCTTGCAGAATAA
- a CDS encoding TetR/AcrR family transcriptional regulator, translating to MPKIDRRILKSQEAIKKALIELMSEKNFDSITIQEISNRANVHRATIYLHYTDKFDLLDKLIEEHINNMKDINQYACEMEWSEANLVYFEYFERNYLFFSTMLASKGAPSFRARFLEFLIEEYKGEVNMNEERNQGLDELIVGSFMGTAFVGIVEWWITSGMPYPPHVMANQVGVLLERVV from the coding sequence ATGCCTAAAATAGATCGAAGAATACTCAAATCACAGGAAGCGATAAAAAAGGCCCTCATTGAATTGATGTCAGAAAAGAATTTCGATTCCATTACGATCCAGGAGATTTCCAACAGGGCAAATGTTCACAGGGCAACCATCTACCTGCATTACACAGATAAATTTGATCTGCTGGATAAACTGATTGAAGAGCATATTAACAACATGAAAGACATCAACCAATATGCATGTGAAATGGAGTGGAGTGAAGCGAATCTGGTCTATTTCGAATACTTTGAGCGCAATTATTTATTCTTTTCAACGATGTTGGCGAGTAAAGGAGCTCCTTCTTTTCGTGCCCGGTTCCTTGAGTTTCTTATTGAAGAATATAAAGGTGAAGTAAATATGAACGAAGAAAGAAACCAGGGATTGGATGAATTAATTGTGGGCTCCTTTATGGGAACAGCTTTTGTAGGAATAGTGGAATGGTGGATCACGAGCGGGATGCCGTATCCACCTCATGTCATGGCAAACCAGGTTGGGGTCTTGCTTGAGAGGGTTGTATAA
- a CDS encoding PRD domain-containing protein, producing the protein MRVIKILNNSLLLTKDEQGQEMIVMGKGLAFKGKVGERLDEEHIQKRFILQNNPSAQAYVRTIENMPEKHVNVINKLITNAKEKLSLDDQIFFTLMDHLSFAIERWKKGVALQNRMLWEIQRFHPVEFELGVESVQMLNLELGIELPEEEAGNIAFHFVNAQTHEQNMERTMQSVKMLKDIFNLIQYTFDIQLNKNSIHYVRLVTHLQFFIQRLQEGRLGNSAKDFIFQHMAKEHPLEYKCAEMIKTYVQNMLDISISNEELLYLMIHIARIVQEEQGDEGGL; encoded by the coding sequence ATGAGAGTAATCAAAATATTGAATAACAGCTTGCTTCTGACCAAAGATGAACAGGGACAAGAAATGATTGTCATGGGAAAAGGCTTGGCATTCAAAGGCAAAGTCGGCGAGCGACTCGATGAGGAGCACATCCAGAAACGATTCATTCTGCAAAATAATCCGTCTGCCCAGGCTTACGTACGAACCATCGAAAACATGCCAGAAAAACATGTGAATGTCATAAACAAACTGATTACCAATGCCAAAGAAAAGCTGTCTCTTGACGATCAAATCTTCTTTACGCTTATGGATCACTTGTCGTTTGCTATTGAACGATGGAAAAAAGGTGTAGCATTACAGAATCGCATGTTATGGGAGATCCAGAGGTTTCATCCTGTCGAATTCGAACTGGGGGTTGAATCCGTTCAGATGCTGAATCTAGAACTGGGTATTGAACTGCCGGAAGAAGAAGCAGGGAATATCGCTTTTCATTTCGTGAATGCCCAAACACATGAGCAGAATATGGAGCGCACGATGCAATCCGTTAAGATGTTAAAAGATATTTTTAACCTGATTCAATACACCTTTGATATACAATTGAACAAAAATTCCATCCATTATGTGAGACTCGTCACACATTTGCAATTCTTCATCCAGCGTTTACAAGAAGGGCGTCTGGGCAATTCGGCGAAAGATTTTATATTTCAACACATGGCGAAGGAGCATCCGCTTGAATACAAATGCGCGGAGATGATCAAAACCTACGTGCAAAACATGCTGGATATCTCCATATCGAACGAGGAATTATTATATTTGATGATTCACATTGCTCGAATTGTGCAGGAGGAGCAAGGTGACGAGGGAGGATTATAA
- a CDS encoding glycoside hydrolase family 1 protein has product MLYQHIKPFPNEFLWGGSTSAYQVEGAWNEDGKGLSVIDMCDHPAGTADFTVASDHYHRFREDVKLFAELGLKAYRFSIAWTRILPSGTGAVNEKGLNYYHQLIDELLLHGIEPIVTMYHFDLPYELEKTGGWNNRETIDAFVEYGRILFEHYGHKVKYWLTINEQNTMILHPGAIGTPKGGRLPSSKELYQQNHHMFVAQGRTMRLFHDMLPQGKIGPALNMTSMYQATSRPADAIAAHNWETIRGWGFLDLSVWGRYNPLFWSYLHERGIEPVIEQGDMDDIRSGRPDLVAINYYSTATIAASTGNASDVTARAGDQQIMLGEQGVYRAAENPYTEKTKYGWVIDPVGLRLTLRKVCERYGLPILITENGIGAPDVLEADHTINDTYRIDFIKKHLEQIRLALTDGVDVIGYCPWSVIDVVSTHQGYGKRYGMIYVNRGEQDLKDLKRLKKKSFSWYQEVIKQNGRCIGNSDQAVTKE; this is encoded by the coding sequence ATGTTATATCAACACATCAAACCATTCCCCAATGAATTTCTGTGGGGAGGCTCTACCTCTGCTTATCAAGTGGAGGGAGCCTGGAACGAAGATGGCAAAGGTCTGTCCGTCATCGATATGTGTGATCATCCGGCCGGAACCGCCGATTTCACAGTAGCGAGCGACCACTATCACCGATTCAGAGAAGACGTGAAGCTTTTTGCAGAGCTGGGCCTCAAAGCATATCGTTTTTCGATTGCATGGACTCGAATCTTGCCTTCAGGCACAGGAGCTGTTAATGAAAAAGGACTCAATTACTATCACCAATTGATTGACGAATTGCTGCTCCATGGTATCGAACCCATTGTGACCATGTACCATTTCGACTTACCTTACGAGCTTGAGAAAACGGGAGGATGGAACAACCGGGAAACGATCGATGCTTTTGTCGAGTACGGGCGTATCTTGTTTGAGCATTACGGGCATAAAGTGAAATATTGGTTGACCATTAATGAGCAAAATACGATGATTCTTCATCCGGGAGCCATTGGCACACCGAAGGGCGGACGTTTGCCTTCCAGTAAGGAACTGTATCAGCAAAATCATCACATGTTTGTGGCTCAAGGCAGAACGATGCGACTATTTCATGACATGCTCCCGCAAGGCAAGATCGGTCCTGCATTGAACATGACTTCCATGTACCAGGCAACCTCCAGACCAGCAGATGCAATCGCTGCACATAACTGGGAGACGATTCGCGGATGGGGTTTTCTCGACTTATCAGTATGGGGACGGTATAACCCATTATTCTGGAGTTATTTACATGAACGTGGCATTGAGCCGGTTATTGAGCAGGGTGACATGGATGATATCCGGTCTGGCCGCCCCGATCTGGTAGCAATCAATTATTATTCGACGGCAACCATTGCCGCCAGTACGGGCAATGCGTCGGATGTTACAGCTCGTGCGGGTGATCAGCAAATCATGCTTGGCGAGCAGGGAGTATACCGGGCCGCGGAGAATCCTTATACCGAAAAAACAAAATATGGCTGGGTCATTGACCCGGTTGGCCTGAGGCTAACATTACGTAAGGTATGTGAACGATATGGTCTCCCGATTCTAATTACGGAAAATGGTATAGGTGCTCCGGATGTACTGGAGGCAGATCACACCATTAACGATACGTACCGGATTGATTTTATTAAGAAACACCTGGAACAGATCAGACTGGCTCTAACGGATGGGGTAGATGTGATTGGTTATTGCCCTTGGTCCGTGATTGACGTGGTAAGCACTCATCAAGGTTATGGGAAACGTTACGGCATGATCTATGTAAACCGCGGTGAACAGGATCTGAAAGACTTGAAGCGCTTGAAGAAGAAAAGCTTCTCGTGGTATCAGGAGGTCATTAAACAGAATGGCAGATGTATCGGAAACTCGGATCAGGCGGTCACGAAAGAATAA
- a CDS encoding beta-glucoside-specific PTS transporter subunit IIABC, with the protein MDYRKLGQEITELVGKKDNIARLTHCATRLRFELHDISKAETEKLKALPGVITVVNNGGQYQVVVGNEVQQVYRVITQQMGSATQSAESKSDSGKNNGPKQKQSWISRFISVISTTFTPVIPAIIGAGMIKAILAVLVLTGLVTTESQNYYILNTIADAAFYFMPILLAYGASIKFETSPILAMTVAGVLLHPGWSALMAEGKDVFFIGVPVRLTDYAGSVLPIIIVVWLMSYIERFADRVSPSMIKFFTKPMIVLLITAPLALVAIGPFGTYLNDLVALGAEAINARASWLIPLLMGTLQPFLVVTGTAWAMTPIATSQLTKNGYEMINGPGMLASNIAQGGATLAVALKTKNKKLKQLAASSGFTAVLGITEPSLYGVTLKLKKPLIAAMIGGGVAGIYAGLTGLVRYAFVSPGLAALPAFIGSNPMNIVHAIVTCLIAFIVTFALTWIIGFEDPVDDEEEGNSNVNDDKMLSGQPVKDNTAGTQSVATTNANVPSQNELRPLTIASPMQGELVHLDRVPDDVFSLGLLGKGAAIIPAKGELYAPITGEVTAFMDSKHAVKLNGYDGEEVLIHIGVDTVNLKGRHFNSSIKVGDRVQRGDLLISFDIDAIKAEGYEVITPIIIANSDRFPDIKLEKQSPVEVGATIIHLS; encoded by the coding sequence ATGGATTATCGCAAGTTGGGACAAGAGATTACGGAATTGGTTGGAAAGAAGGATAATATCGCTCGGCTTACGCACTGCGCAACCCGACTTCGGTTCGAACTGCACGATATCTCCAAAGCGGAGACAGAAAAACTCAAAGCTCTTCCAGGTGTCATTACCGTTGTGAACAATGGTGGACAATACCAGGTTGTCGTGGGCAATGAGGTGCAGCAGGTCTACCGAGTTATCACTCAGCAGATGGGTTCAGCAACCCAAAGTGCGGAGTCCAAATCAGATTCCGGCAAAAATAACGGACCAAAGCAGAAACAGAGCTGGATTTCCAGATTCATAAGCGTAATCTCGACGACATTTACTCCGGTAATACCGGCAATTATTGGCGCGGGTATGATCAAAGCGATATTAGCCGTACTTGTGCTGACAGGCCTCGTAACTACAGAAAGCCAAAACTATTACATCCTTAACACCATTGCGGATGCGGCGTTTTATTTCATGCCTATTCTGCTGGCTTATGGAGCTTCCATTAAGTTCGAAACAAGTCCAATTCTGGCGATGACCGTTGCCGGTGTTTTGTTACACCCGGGATGGAGCGCCCTGATGGCGGAAGGAAAAGATGTGTTTTTCATCGGTGTTCCAGTTCGACTAACCGATTACGCAGGTTCCGTGCTGCCAATTATTATTGTCGTTTGGCTCATGTCTTATATTGAACGTTTCGCGGATCGAGTATCGCCCTCAATGATCAAATTTTTCACGAAACCGATGATTGTGCTATTGATTACAGCACCTCTTGCATTGGTGGCGATCGGGCCTTTCGGAACGTACCTGAATGATCTGGTTGCGCTGGGTGCAGAAGCGATTAATGCCAGAGCCAGTTGGCTGATTCCTTTGTTAATGGGAACTTTGCAACCGTTCCTGGTCGTGACAGGCACTGCATGGGCGATGACGCCGATTGCAACTAGCCAACTGACCAAAAATGGATATGAAATGATCAACGGTCCGGGAATGCTAGCGTCCAATATTGCTCAAGGTGGGGCTACGCTTGCTGTAGCATTAAAAACCAAAAACAAAAAACTGAAACAGCTCGCTGCTTCATCCGGTTTCACCGCTGTGCTGGGCATCACGGAACCCTCCTTGTACGGTGTAACACTGAAACTGAAGAAACCCTTGATTGCCGCAATGATTGGTGGTGGCGTAGCAGGGATATACGCTGGTCTGACTGGATTAGTGCGTTATGCCTTCGTTTCTCCTGGGCTTGCCGCGTTGCCTGCCTTCATTGGAAGCAATCCGATGAACATCGTTCATGCCATTGTGACTTGTCTGATTGCTTTTATCGTTACCTTTGCCCTGACATGGATCATTGGTTTTGAAGATCCAGTAGACGATGAAGAAGAAGGCAATTCCAATGTTAACGATGACAAGATGCTTTCCGGGCAGCCTGTTAAAGACAACACGGCCGGCACGCAGTCTGTTGCAACAACAAATGCAAATGTACCGAGCCAAAATGAATTACGCCCACTTACGATCGCCAGCCCGATGCAAGGGGAATTAGTCCATCTGGACCGTGTACCAGACGATGTTTTCTCTTTGGGATTGCTGGGTAAAGGCGCTGCAATTATCCCTGCTAAAGGAGAACTGTATGCACCAATCACAGGTGAAGTTACGGCTTTCATGGACTCCAAACATGCGGTCAAATTAAATGGTTATGATGGAGAAGAGGTACTCATTCATATTGGAGTGGATACCGTCAACCTGAAGGGGAGACATTTCAACTCTTCCATTAAAGTGGGGGATCGGGTACAACGGGGTGACTTGTTGATCAGCTTCGATATCGATGCCATCAAGGCGGAAGGATATGAAGTTATAACCCCGATTATTATCGCCAATTCGGATCGTTTCCCGGATATTAAGCTGGAGAAGCAGAGTCCTGTGGAGGTTGGAGCGACTATTATCCACCTTTCATAA
- a CDS encoding TetR/AcrR family transcriptional regulator, translating to MKKGDRTRKHIIMKSAEIFNQRGYAGTSLNDIIADTGIKKGGIYRHFASKDEIALEAYNYAASMVASKFSEAVDQEQSASGKLVAFFRVYENVVNDPPFIGGCPMQNTAVESDDTHLELCGQARQGMHNFLDMMKSIIRDGIQAGELKENLDVDALASFAFSLLEGGILLSKLDGDNKHMLMNKKIFSSYLQECCLKIS from the coding sequence ATGAAAAAAGGGGACAGAACACGAAAACACATCATTATGAAATCGGCTGAAATTTTTAACCAGAGAGGATATGCCGGTACATCGCTAAACGATATTATTGCCGACACAGGAATTAAAAAGGGGGGCATTTATCGACATTTTGCTAGTAAAGACGAGATAGCGCTTGAAGCCTACAATTATGCTGCCAGTATGGTCGCCAGTAAATTTTCTGAAGCGGTCGATCAAGAGCAGTCTGCGTCTGGAAAGTTGGTTGCTTTTTTTCGTGTCTATGAGAATGTCGTCAACGATCCCCCATTTATCGGCGGATGTCCCATGCAGAATACAGCTGTAGAAAGTGACGATACTCATTTGGAGCTTTGTGGTCAGGCAAGGCAAGGGATGCATAACTTCTTGGATATGATGAAAAGTATTATTCGTGACGGCATTCAAGCTGGAGAGTTAAAGGAGAATCTTGATGTGGATGCGCTAGCATCATTTGCATTTTCCTTGTTGGAGGGAGGGATTTTGCTCAGCAAGTTGGATGGGGATAACAAGCACATGCTGATGAACAAAAAAATTTTCTCTTCCTATTTGCAGGAATGCTGCTTAAAGATTAGTTAA
- the gap gene encoding type I glyceraldehyde-3-phosphate dehydrogenase — MTVKVGINGFGRIGRLAFRRIQDVEGVEVVAINDLTNAKMLAHLLKYDTTQGTFHGDIEVHDGTFKVNGKEVKVLAKRNPEELPWGELGVDIVLECTGFFTTKEKAELHLKGGAKKVVISAPATGDMKTIVYNVNHDTLDGTETVISGASCTTNCLAPMAKALHDKFGIQSGLMTTVHAYTGNQNTLDAPDPKGDFRAARASAENIVPYSTGAAKAIGLVLPELKGKLDGASQRVPVPTGSVTELVAVLNTKVTVEQVNAAMKEASDPETFGYTEDEIVSSDIKGITFGSLFDATQTKVLTVDDHQLVKTAAWYDNEMSYTAQLVRTLEHFAKIAR; from the coding sequence GTGACTGTAAAAGTAGGTATAAACGGTTTTGGACGAATTGGACGACTCGCTTTTCGCCGAATTCAAGATGTGGAAGGCGTCGAGGTAGTAGCGATTAACGACCTTACGAACGCTAAAATGTTAGCTCATCTGCTCAAATATGATACGACGCAAGGCACTTTTCACGGTGACATTGAAGTCCATGACGGAACCTTCAAAGTAAACGGCAAAGAGGTTAAGGTTTTGGCTAAGCGGAATCCTGAAGAGCTTCCTTGGGGAGAACTTGGCGTTGATATTGTTCTCGAATGCACAGGCTTCTTCACTACAAAAGAAAAGGCCGAGCTTCACCTGAAAGGCGGAGCGAAGAAAGTCGTCATTTCCGCCCCTGCTACAGGAGACATGAAAACGATTGTATACAACGTGAACCATGACACACTGGACGGAACGGAAACCGTCATTTCCGGCGCCTCCTGCACAACCAACTGCCTGGCCCCTATGGCTAAAGCTCTACACGACAAGTTTGGTATTCAATCCGGGCTGATGACGACCGTTCACGCTTACACGGGTAACCAAAACACGCTTGACGCTCCGGATCCAAAAGGAGATTTCCGAGCTGCGCGCGCCTCAGCGGAGAACATCGTTCCCTACTCCACCGGTGCCGCAAAAGCCATTGGTCTGGTTCTTCCGGAACTGAAGGGTAAACTGGATGGGGCATCTCAACGTGTACCTGTACCAACAGGTTCTGTGACTGAACTCGTTGCCGTTTTGAATACCAAGGTAACGGTTGAGCAAGTTAACGCTGCTATGAAAGAAGCTTCCGATCCAGAAACTTTCGGCTACACGGAAGACGAAATTGTATCTTCCGATATCAAAGGCATCACATTCGGTTCGCTCTTCGACGCCACACAGACGAAAGTTCTGACTGTCGATGACCATCAATTGGTGAAAACCGCAGCTTGGTACGATAACGAAATGTCTTATACAGCCCAATTGGTTCGTACTCTGGAGCACTTCGCTAAGATCGCTAGATAA